Proteins encoded by one window of Blastocatellia bacterium:
- a CDS encoding right-handed parallel beta-helix repeat-containing protein, producing the protein MKKQSTMMVSGVFLMLLCMWMLLDGSPSAAQAVLTVSKTPGAAAFTTIQAAIDAANPGDTILIMDSADYPEHLRLAKNNVTLQAAEGQSPTISGRPGAPDTLDTLDVSGTNGVTIRGIRFTSGSDDAITASPGPGATNLTVENCVFESLNDIGVILNNNSTGTVRNNIFRRLGTGTNRAGLGMSVLNGSNVVVEGNTFDDLLGAGIQVNVATATIRNNTFRGGPMNGQFSDGVQLVRSTATVVRNRFIDIGRIAIGTFTPQDDPTPRVTSSVTIINNLIFNSGTFNPNAGFGFQLVGTSNTRHNFTLINNTVADNAVCAILYALNTGGSSVLLVNNILSGSGGPFDILFTQQAASRGPRELTARNNLVDRDPIMIVGTNGNITGDPRYVAPLNGNYGVQAGSPVIDAGDDSVQGLPETDIAGNPRRAGRAVDIGAYEFQQP; encoded by the coding sequence ATGAAGAAACAATCTACCATGATGGTTTCTGGAGTATTTCTCATGTTACTTTGCATGTGGATGCTGCTCGATGGAAGCCCATCAGCAGCTCAAGCGGTGCTGACTGTGTCGAAAACGCCTGGCGCAGCGGCGTTCACCACCATTCAAGCAGCAATTGACGCGGCCAATCCCGGCGATACGATCTTGATCATGGATAGCGCCGACTATCCGGAGCATTTAAGGCTGGCCAAGAATAATGTGACGCTGCAAGCAGCCGAAGGGCAGTCACCGACGATTTCCGGTCGGCCCGGCGCGCCTGACACACTGGATACACTGGATGTCAGCGGGACCAATGGTGTGACGATTCGCGGTATCCGATTCACGAGTGGCAGTGATGATGCGATCACAGCCAGCCCCGGCCCAGGCGCGACCAACCTGACGGTCGAAAACTGCGTCTTTGAATCGCTCAACGACATTGGGGTGATCCTCAACAATAATTCCACCGGCACAGTCCGCAACAACATATTTCGGCGACTGGGCACTGGCACGAATCGAGCGGGTCTGGGCATGTCAGTGCTCAATGGCTCGAACGTCGTCGTTGAAGGGAACACATTTGATGATTTGCTGGGCGCCGGCATTCAGGTCAATGTGGCCACGGCAACGATTCGGAACAATACGTTTCGTGGCGGCCCAATGAACGGTCAGTTCTCTGACGGTGTTCAACTGGTTCGCTCAACGGCGACAGTGGTCCGCAATCGCTTCATTGACATTGGTCGGATTGCCATTGGCACCTTCACGCCGCAGGATGATCCGACGCCCCGAGTGACCAGCTCGGTGACGATCATCAACAACCTCATCTTTAATAGCGGCACGTTCAATCCGAATGCCGGTTTTGGATTCCAACTGGTCGGCACCAGCAATACGCGCCACAATTTTACGCTGATCAACAACACGGTGGCCGATAACGCCGTTTGCGCCATCCTCTATGCGCTAAACACGGGTGGATCGTCTGTTCTGCTTGTGAACAATATCCTATCGGGTTCAGGTGGGCCATTTGACATCTTATTCACGCAGCAAGCGGCTAGTCGCGGTCCGCGTGAACTGACGGCGCGTAACAACCTAGTTGATCGAGACCCGATTATGATTGTGGGCACGAATGGCAACATCACGGGCGATCCACGCTACGTTGCTCCGCTCAATGGCAACTATGGTGTCCAAGCTGGTTCGCCTGTCATTGACGCTGGCGATGACAGTGTCCAGGGCTTGCCAGAAACCGATATTGCCGGGAACCCGCGACGGGCTGGAAGAGCAGTGGACATTGGCGCGTATGAATTCCAACAACCCTAG
- a CDS encoding sulfatase — translation MGLNGKTTGAFPEPTTPSFFDYVFIGCGAGFLLTLVEAFDLHRSVAPFFTTNQERWRFLAYLSPTVISMTLMGALVGVTLTAWAAFRRWENQISPTDIAKRWLSAGLRMILFGIGAAAMAIVLRPTFMAVGRRVSALMKDRVQSLFPDGFEYAKSVFHWMQAHPLIILCVVLVLVGLAIRWVLRRRALQTVRLSLAQRLVVALILGALTVGIYSVDSRYFFSLYDRSVHLPLFLLQLGLSFLTVALLYFTFGRIERQRQRRWATIGIFLTLGLACWALVQLSDDPSLRALFWSRSVLARRTLVLLQSVTDFDRDGFAAILGGGDCDNRNAARHPLAPEIPNNGLDDNCLGGDLNLTDQGLGIKTNESAVAGRKTTHNSRLTTHEPRATSHDPRATTHEPRITDRGSRPTNYEPRTTPATILLITIDALRADHLGCYGYTRPTSPHLDRFTQHGQQFVYAYAQGTNTGHSFASMLRSAYGEDIFDEDRPTFVELLAAHGYQTISFSAKRMQKWLRGKTWARYKPTLLKGMNVHAHEDQLGQWSADEITDALIDYFNSPDSAGLQFIWAHYLEPHYPYRRYTEFDFGSSRLDRYDSEIAYTDRALGRLFQYFDQTQRWRNTLVIISSDHGEAFFEHGQQEHSSRPYQEQIRVPLLMRYPGLLPARFEQPVGLIDIGPTVLRFAGIAVPSAYEGIDLASPSLNEPRIIISETPRNIPEPNFYVWAMIQGSWKLMYDIVSNTFELYHLAEDPQERRNLIASHPTKASEMITTFGRWFDWQSTRPIHSGDWNLKRMLKKPR, via the coding sequence ATGGGCCTGAACGGTAAGACGACCGGGGCATTCCCTGAGCCGACCACACCTAGCTTCTTTGATTACGTCTTCATCGGCTGTGGAGCAGGTTTTCTGCTGACATTGGTGGAAGCTTTTGATCTTCACCGGAGCGTCGCTCCGTTCTTCACAACCAATCAAGAACGCTGGCGGTTTCTCGCGTATCTATCACCAACAGTCATCAGCATGACGCTGATGGGCGCGCTGGTTGGCGTGACGCTCACCGCTTGGGCTGCGTTTCGCCGTTGGGAGAATCAAATCTCACCGACCGACATCGCCAAGCGGTGGCTTTCTGCTGGCCTCAGAATGATTCTATTTGGCATCGGCGCAGCGGCCATGGCTATTGTTTTACGCCCCACGTTCATGGCAGTGGGGCGCCGTGTCTCAGCGCTCATGAAAGATCGGGTGCAGAGCTTGTTCCCCGACGGTTTTGAGTATGCCAAGTCAGTGTTTCATTGGATGCAAGCTCACCCTCTCATCATTCTCTGTGTCGTTCTTGTTCTGGTTGGACTAGCCATCCGCTGGGTTCTACGTCGTCGGGCTCTTCAAACAGTGCGTTTGTCGCTCGCGCAACGCTTGGTAGTGGCTTTGATCTTAGGCGCGTTGACCGTGGGCATTTACAGTGTGGATTCCCGCTACTTTTTCAGCCTGTATGATCGTTCCGTTCATCTGCCGCTTTTCTTGCTGCAACTCGGCTTGAGCTTTTTGACAGTCGCACTTTTGTATTTCACGTTTGGCAGGATAGAGCGACAACGCCAGCGCCGATGGGCTACCATAGGAATTTTCTTAACACTGGGGCTGGCGTGCTGGGCGCTCGTCCAACTGAGCGATGATCCGTCGCTGCGAGCCTTGTTCTGGAGTCGCAGCGTGCTGGCGCGACGAACTCTCGTGTTGCTCCAGTCCGTCACCGATTTTGACCGTGATGGTTTTGCTGCCATACTGGGCGGCGGCGATTGTGACAACCGCAATGCAGCCCGTCATCCATTGGCTCCCGAAATTCCGAACAACGGCCTCGACGATAATTGTCTGGGCGGTGACCTGAACCTTACGGACCAGGGATTGGGAATAAAGACAAATGAATCGGCGGTCGCGGGTCGGAAAACGACGCACAACTCACGACTCACGACTCACGAGCCACGAGCCACGAGCCACGACCCACGAGCCACGACCCACGAGCCACGAATCACGGATCGCGGATCACGCCCCACGAACTACGAACCACGAACCACGCCGGCGACTATCCTGCTGATTACCATTGACGCCCTGCGGGCTGATCATCTGGGTTGTTATGGTTATACGCGACCGACCAGCCCTCACCTAGACCGATTCACCCAGCATGGCCAACAGTTCGTCTACGCTTATGCGCAAGGCACAAATACTGGCCACTCGTTTGCATCCATGTTGCGTTCGGCCTATGGAGAGGACATCTTCGATGAGGATCGTCCAACCTTCGTTGAGTTATTGGCTGCTCATGGCTATCAAACGATTTCGTTCAGCGCCAAACGCATGCAGAAATGGCTGCGGGGCAAAACATGGGCGCGTTACAAACCAACGCTGCTAAAGGGCATGAACGTGCACGCGCACGAAGATCAGCTTGGACAATGGTCGGCAGACGAAATCACCGATGCGCTCATTGATTATTTCAATAGCCCGGACTCAGCCGGGCTGCAGTTCATCTGGGCTCACTATTTGGAGCCGCATTATCCGTATCGTCGCTACACAGAATTCGATTTTGGCTCAAGTCGGTTGGATCGTTATGATAGCGAAATTGCCTATACTGATCGGGCGTTGGGTCGCCTGTTTCAGTACTTTGATCAAACGCAGCGTTGGCGCAACACGTTGGTCATCATCTCATCGGATCATGGTGAAGCCTTCTTTGAACACGGGCAACAAGAACATAGCTCTCGCCCTTATCAAGAACAGATTCGGGTTCCGCTGCTCATGCGTTATCCGGGTCTGCTGCCGGCTCGCTTTGAGCAACCTGTCGGGCTGATTGACATCGGGCCAACCGTGCTGCGCTTCGCGGGTATTGCTGTGCCGTCAGCCTATGAAGGCATTGACTTGGCATCGCCTTCGCTCAACGAGCCACGAATCATTATCAGCGAGACGCCGCGCAATATACCCGAACCAAATTTCTATGTTTGGGCGATGATCCAAGGGTCGTGGAAGTTGATGTATGACATTGTCAGCAACACATTCGAGTTATATCACCTGGCCGAGGACCCACAGGAGCGACGCAATCTCATCGCCAGCCATCCAACCAAGGCCAGTGAAATGATAACCACGTTTGGGCGCTGGTTTGACTGGCAATCAACTCGCCCGATTCATTCCGGCGATTGGAACCTCAAACGCATGCTGAAAAAACCGCGTTGA
- a CDS encoding zinc ribbon domain-containing protein: protein MYCPNCGRQAAPTQRFCKSCGYNLAALMQSMSVSSSSSPASIDDIREERRRLEQARHGLRTAFTGLGLALFFLLFFKSWAFAAIGLIVLFKGLGQIASATLWATPKRTLEFRWPRESHVTPLPTPPQIATPTSYVEPSPPVSVTEHTTLRLDQPNISLPPERNRAVE, encoded by the coding sequence ATGTATTGCCCCAATTGTGGACGACAAGCAGCGCCGACCCAGCGGTTTTGCAAATCATGTGGCTATAATCTGGCGGCATTAATGCAAAGCATGAGCGTTTCATCCAGCTCCTCTCCGGCTTCAATAGATGACATCAGAGAGGAACGTCGTCGGTTAGAGCAAGCACGTCATGGCCTGCGCACGGCGTTCACCGGACTTGGATTGGCGCTTTTCTTCTTGTTGTTCTTCAAGAGTTGGGCATTTGCTGCCATCGGCCTTATTGTGCTGTTTAAGGGGCTTGGTCAAATTGCCAGCGCGACGCTCTGGGCGACGCCGAAACGTACACTGGAATTTCGTTGGCCAAGAGAATCACATGTGACGCCCCTGCCGACGCCTCCACAGATTGCGACCCCAACATCGTATGTGGAACCGTCGCCGCCCGTGAGCGTCACCGAACACACGACGCTGCGGCTAGACCAACCAAACATCAGTTTGCCACCGGAGCGCAACCGAGCTGTCGAATGA
- a CDS encoding fibronectin type III domain-containing protein has protein sequence MNAQISALSFQVSGLSNTAGEDLCRRHRTRSVQHRLRWKSYWSLVYGLLSVLCLSGCGKVGDPLPPAPRLPLRTRELAIFQRGPLLVLRWPNPNAQTLESLGFNLSRIDVYRVIESASSTEAALTEEEFATQASLIGSVDEARLRSTAAGAELLFADGPLTHFNRRHYYAIRYVSTRGQSAALSNIVHAVPVGSVAVAPKGLVATDQAQGVIALSWTAPAVNIDGSTPASVLGYNVYRRTANQLQLGLPLNGTTPVPSTEFLDRQFEYGSEYVYVVRAISRSHTGEIIESDDSEFVSHMPRDHFAPATPEGLTAGSANAVISLFWTANNEPDLAGYNIYRAERADAPDAEWIKLNPQIHTRITFRDETTVRGKTYFYRIVAVDRAGNSSRPTPVIEQQAQ, from the coding sequence GTGAACGCGCAAATCTCAGCTCTCAGTTTTCAAGTCTCAGGCCTCTCCAACACAGCGGGAGAGGACTTGTGTCGTCGTCACCGCACTCGCTCAGTCCAACACCGGTTGCGATGGAAGAGCTATTGGTCTCTGGTCTATGGTCTGCTTTCTGTGCTCTGCTTATCGGGCTGCGGTAAAGTTGGCGACCCGCTGCCGCCAGCGCCGCGGCTGCCACTGCGTACTCGAGAACTGGCCATCTTCCAGCGTGGTCCCTTGCTTGTGTTACGATGGCCTAATCCCAATGCGCAGACCCTTGAATCACTAGGGTTCAACCTGAGTCGCATTGACGTCTACCGCGTGATCGAGTCGGCCAGCTCAACCGAAGCTGCGCTCACCGAAGAAGAGTTTGCTACCCAAGCCTCACTCATCGGTTCAGTAGATGAAGCGCGACTACGGAGCACGGCCGCCGGCGCTGAATTGCTTTTTGCTGATGGCCCGCTGACGCACTTCAATCGGCGCCACTACTACGCGATTCGTTATGTCAGCACGCGCGGGCAAAGCGCGGCGCTATCCAATATCGTTCATGCGGTCCCGGTGGGCAGCGTCGCAGTCGCGCCCAAAGGGCTCGTCGCCACCGATCAAGCGCAAGGCGTCATCGCTTTATCGTGGACAGCGCCAGCGGTCAATATTGACGGTTCCACGCCGGCTTCTGTGTTGGGATACAATGTCTACCGTCGAACAGCAAATCAGCTCCAACTGGGCCTCCCGCTCAATGGGACCACGCCCGTTCCCTCAACCGAATTTCTCGACCGGCAATTTGAGTATGGCAGCGAGTACGTTTATGTCGTCCGCGCCATCTCGCGGAGTCACACGGGCGAGATCATCGAAAGCGACGACTCCGAATTCGTCTCCCACATGCCACGCGATCACTTCGCGCCGGCAACCCCTGAAGGGCTTACAGCCGGTTCAGCCAACGCCGTCATCAGCCTCTTCTGGACAGCCAATAATGAACCGGACCTGGCCGGCTACAACATCTACCGCGCGGAACGAGCTGACGCGCCCGATGCTGAATGGATCAAATTAAATCCTCAGATTCACACACGCATCACGTTCCGCGATGAGACGACTGTGCGTGGAAAAACTTACTTCTATCGCATCGTAGCGGTAGACCGAGCCGGCAATAGCAGCCGCCCAACGCCTGTCATCGAGCAACAAGCGCAGTAA
- the hslU gene encoding ATP-dependent protease ATPase subunit HslU has product MVIYVTGGEETTPMLDELTPRQIVQELDKYVVGQQAAKKAVAIALRNRIRRQRLSPDVAEDVLPKNILMIGPTGVGKTEIARRLARLSNSPMIKVEASKYTEVGYVGRDVESMIRDLVEMAVDMVRAQKTAEIQEKAERNVEERLLDLLLPSNRRGARRASDEDAESDDEQDAWTPPLEPYEADHLQRTREKLRQQLREGKLDSRQVEMEVREKFYPTFEIFTSQGIEQMDVNIQDMIPGLFGAGRKKRRRMRVDEAREYLLQEEEQRLIDMDQVARQALEMVEQSGIVFLDEIDKIAGRESGHGPDVSREGVQRDLLPMIEGTTVSTRYGTVRTDHILFIAAGAFHVSKPSDLIPELQGRFPIRVELDPLTVDDFKRILREPKNSLIKQYKALLETDGITLNFTDDAIDSMAEFAFAVNEQTENIGARRLQTIMEKVLEDIAFEAPDLENKEQTIDAEYVRRKLADIAKNQDLSRYIL; this is encoded by the coding sequence ATGGTGATCTATGTGACTGGCGGCGAAGAAACCACGCCGATGCTTGATGAATTGACGCCTCGTCAGATTGTCCAAGAATTGGACAAATACGTGGTTGGCCAACAGGCCGCCAAAAAGGCGGTAGCCATCGCGTTGCGCAACCGGATTCGGCGGCAACGGCTCTCACCCGACGTGGCCGAAGACGTGTTGCCGAAAAACATTCTGATGATCGGACCGACCGGCGTGGGCAAGACGGAAATTGCGCGACGCTTGGCTCGGTTGTCCAACTCGCCGATGATCAAGGTTGAAGCCTCCAAGTACACGGAAGTCGGCTATGTCGGTCGCGATGTTGAATCAATGATTCGTGACCTGGTCGAGATGGCCGTGGACATGGTACGCGCGCAAAAAACAGCAGAAATCCAGGAGAAAGCTGAACGCAATGTGGAAGAACGCCTGCTCGACCTGTTGCTGCCGTCGAACCGACGCGGCGCGCGCCGCGCCTCTGACGAGGATGCGGAAAGCGATGACGAACAGGACGCATGGACGCCCCCGCTAGAGCCCTACGAAGCAGACCATCTGCAACGCACCCGCGAGAAACTCCGTCAGCAACTGCGCGAGGGCAAACTCGACAGCCGACAGGTGGAGATGGAAGTCCGCGAAAAGTTCTATCCGACGTTTGAAATCTTCACCAGTCAAGGCATCGAGCAAATGGACGTCAACATTCAAGACATGATCCCAGGCCTCTTCGGCGCCGGACGAAAGAAACGGCGCCGCATGCGCGTTGACGAAGCCCGCGAATACCTGCTGCAAGAAGAGGAACAACGACTGATTGACATGGACCAGGTGGCGCGTCAGGCGCTGGAGATGGTTGAACAATCGGGCATCGTCTTCCTCGATGAAATTGACAAGATCGCCGGACGTGAGTCCGGCCACGGACCCGATGTCTCACGCGAAGGCGTCCAACGCGACCTGCTCCCCATGATTGAAGGCACAACCGTCAGCACACGCTACGGCACTGTGCGCACTGATCACATTCTGTTCATTGCCGCCGGCGCGTTTCACGTGTCGAAACCCTCAGACCTCATCCCTGAATTACAAGGCCGCTTCCCAATCCGCGTCGAGCTAGACCCGCTCACTGTGGACGATTTCAAGCGCATTCTACGCGAGCCCAAGAATTCACTCATCAAACAATACAAAGCCTTGCTTGAAACCGATGGTATCACCTTGAACTTCACCGACGACGCTATTGATTCAATGGCTGAGTTTGCGTTTGCCGTTAATGAACAGACGGAAAATATCGGCGCGCGCCGCTTGCAGACGATCATGGAAAAAGTGCTCGAAGACATCGCCTTTGAGGCTCCGGACCTGGAGAACAAAGAACAGACGATAGATGCCGAGTACGTTCGCCGAAAACTGGCCGATATTGCGAAGAATCAGGATTTGAGTCGGTACATCTTGTGA
- a CDS encoding insulinase family protein has translation MMKNLVVGLILIASVVSPSLHAAGQDSSQTSQSQKSPPVPPVYFDSLLNGLQILIVERPGPSDAVIGFTIKKGSAFDLVGKEGSADLLARLVLRGSQTVNDRPLSQLFQELDTKADVLVTLDMTRFTFQTPVKNLPYVFPILAEILTRSVFPETDVTQVKQQRLAELRQANQSLLAQAQAECMKLIFARHPYARPVEGTAATYETITPADLSRHHRRFYLSNDSILTVVGNVSAQAVMQLIRPTFGAMRKGKVVPSTFVAPTPPTGIQIKLFDRPQMREAAICVGYLTRGRDADSYLPLVLLNQALVQLLQQSANAFAPEQVTITNSLNIHRLAGAVTITANAPARLGPTVLTNLFKMLERAREISAPELSATKSSLATHVAAQVQTHRQLADQLQDIELYGLARDYIVAFQQRLDQITLQQVKNVASDILSTTNAHVVVIGPAAELAEPLKSVGTVELVK, from the coding sequence ATGATGAAGAACTTGGTTGTCGGCCTGATTCTGATTGCCAGTGTGGTCAGTCCAAGCCTGCATGCAGCCGGTCAAGACTCGTCTCAGACGTCACAATCTCAGAAGAGTCCCCCTGTTCCGCCGGTCTATTTCGATAGCCTGCTCAACGGCCTGCAAATCTTGATTGTCGAGCGACCCGGTCCATCGGACGCGGTGATCGGGTTCACCATCAAGAAAGGTTCTGCCTTCGATCTTGTTGGCAAGGAAGGCTCGGCGGATTTGCTGGCTCGACTCGTGCTGCGTGGCTCGCAAACCGTCAATGACCGGCCGCTCTCGCAGCTCTTTCAGGAACTTGACACCAAAGCGGATGTTCTCGTCACGTTAGACATGACCCGCTTCACCTTCCAAACGCCGGTCAAGAATCTACCCTACGTGTTCCCTATTTTGGCCGAGATTCTGACGCGCTCGGTCTTTCCTGAAACCGATGTGACGCAAGTGAAGCAACAACGATTGGCTGAGTTGCGGCAGGCCAATCAGAGCCTACTGGCGCAAGCCCAAGCCGAATGTATGAAGCTCATTTTTGCGCGTCACCCATACGCGCGACCGGTTGAAGGCACAGCCGCCACGTATGAGACGATCACCCCGGCAGACTTATCACGCCATCACCGACGGTTCTATCTATCCAACGATTCGATTCTGACCGTTGTCGGCAACGTGTCTGCTCAAGCCGTCATGCAGTTAATTCGACCGACGTTCGGAGCAATGCGAAAAGGCAAGGTTGTGCCCAGCACATTTGTCGCGCCGACACCACCGACTGGCATTCAGATCAAATTGTTTGATCGTCCCCAGATGCGTGAAGCGGCTATATGTGTGGGCTATCTGACGCGCGGGCGTGATGCCGACTCCTATCTTCCGCTGGTGCTGCTCAATCAGGCGCTAGTCCAACTATTGCAGCAGTCCGCCAATGCGTTTGCGCCGGAGCAAGTGACGATCACAAACTCGCTGAACATTCACCGACTGGCCGGCGCAGTGACGATCACAGCCAACGCGCCGGCGCGACTGGGACCGACCGTCCTGACCAATCTGTTCAAAATGCTGGAACGGGCGCGGGAGATTTCTGCGCCGGAGCTGAGCGCGACAAAATCGTCACTGGCCACACACGTCGCGGCTCAGGTGCAAACTCATCGTCAACTTGCCGATCAGCTTCAGGACATCGAATTGTACGGCCTGGCACGGGATTACATCGTGGCATTTCAGCAGCGTCTCGACCAGATCACGCTCCAACAGGTGAAGAATGTCGCTTCTGACATTCTCTCGACAACAAATGCCCACGTTGTGGTCATCGGCCCTGCGGCTGAGTTAGCTGAGCCGTTGAAATCAGTCGGAACAGTAGAACTCGTCAAATGA
- a CDS encoding thioredoxin family protein: MTDNILFALLIVSALSWNLASSSAQTKPGEKAYPVGPLSQDEVMTFNPEYRQRVVSYKPKRGAIDFLRHFSAPVTIEVFYGGWCSDSRDHVPSFIKVIEQADNPNFSVSFVAVDENKQEPGGSTQWRHIERVPTFVVSVAGREIGRIIETPKGTVEEHLVKILKLAARQPR, from the coding sequence ATGACGGACAACATACTCTTCGCCTTGCTGATCGTTAGCGCATTGAGCTGGAACCTGGCGTCTAGCTCGGCTCAGACCAAGCCTGGCGAGAAAGCTTATCCGGTCGGCCCGTTGAGTCAGGACGAAGTCATGACGTTTAATCCTGAATATCGCCAACGGGTCGTCAGCTACAAACCAAAGCGTGGAGCCATTGACTTTCTTCGCCATTTTTCTGCTCCTGTCACCATAGAAGTTTTCTACGGCGGTTGGTGCAGCGATAGCCGAGATCATGTGCCCAGCTTCATCAAAGTGATAGAACAGGCTGACAATCCGAATTTCTCTGTCAGCTTCGTAGCAGTGGATGAGAACAAGCAAGAACCCGGCGGATCAACTCAGTGGCGGCACATCGAGCGGGTGCCCACGTTCGTCGTCTCCGTTGCAGGTCGTGAAATCGGGCGTATCATTGAAACGCCGAAAGGCACGGTTGAAGAGCACCTCGTGAAGATTCTCAAGCTAGCTGCTCGCCAACCGCGGTGA
- a CDS encoding cyclase family protein — MKIYDVTVTLSSQTPLYPGDPAVVIERKQQLDQGDLSNTSYYSFGSHTGTHVDAPSHFVKEGITVDQIPPEWLIGRTRVIEFASGMAITAEHLQEHDLADVMRVLFKTRNSYLWDSGEFVQKYVHLTADAAQYLVESGIKVVGIDYLSVDQYPCEEFTVHQTLLCNGVIIIEGLNLREVEPGDYDMFCLPLKIKDGDGAPARVLLRA; from the coding sequence ATGAAGATTTATGATGTGACGGTCACTTTATCCTCGCAAACGCCTTTGTATCCCGGTGACCCTGCCGTGGTCATTGAACGCAAACAACAGCTTGATCAGGGTGATCTGTCCAACACGAGCTATTACAGCTTCGGGTCTCATACGGGCACGCACGTGGATGCCCCATCTCATTTCGTCAAAGAGGGGATTACCGTTGATCAAATTCCGCCAGAGTGGCTCATCGGCCGCACGCGCGTGATTGAATTTGCCAGCGGCATGGCGATTACAGCCGAGCACCTGCAGGAGCATGATCTGGCCGACGTCATGCGCGTGTTGTTCAAAACCCGGAATTCCTACTTATGGGATAGCGGCGAGTTTGTGCAGAAATACGTCCACTTGACCGCTGATGCGGCTCAGTACTTGGTGGAGAGCGGCATCAAAGTAGTCGGCATTGATTACCTCTCTGTTGATCAATATCCCTGCGAAGAATTCACAGTGCATCAGACGCTGCTCTGCAATGGCGTCATCATCATCGAAGGACTTAACCTGCGCGAGGTCGAGCCGGGCGATTACGATATGTTTTGTCTGCCGCTCAAGATCAAAGATGGCGATGGCGCGCCGGCGCGCGTCCTGCTGCGTGCATGA
- the hslV gene encoding ATP-dependent protease subunit HslV: MKSTTVLCVRRDGQVVMAADGQVTFNHTVMKSTARKVRRLYNGQILAGFAGSTSDAITLFERFESKLEEYRGQLSRAAVELGKTWRTDKYLRHLEAMLLVADQKLSLVLSGTGDVIEPDHQVIAIGSGGPYAMAAARALYEHTALTARQIAQEAMRITSQICIYTNDQFIFEEL, encoded by the coding sequence ATGAAAAGCACGACCGTTCTGTGCGTGCGGCGCGACGGTCAGGTTGTGATGGCGGCGGATGGACAAGTCACGTTCAATCACACGGTGATGAAATCAACAGCTCGTAAAGTGCGTCGGTTATACAACGGCCAGATTCTGGCCGGATTTGCCGGTTCCACATCGGATGCAATCACCTTGTTTGAACGGTTTGAATCGAAGCTGGAAGAATACCGCGGGCAATTGAGTCGCGCGGCCGTTGAACTGGGCAAAACGTGGCGCACGGATAAGTATCTGCGACATCTGGAAGCGATGTTGTTAGTCGCTGACCAAAAACTGTCGCTGGTGCTCTCGGGCACGGGTGATGTGATTGAACCAGACCATCAGGTCATTGCCATTGGCTCTGGCGGCCCATACGCCATGGCGGCGGCTCGCGCGCTGTACGAGCACACTGCATTGACAGCTCGTCAAATCGCTCAAGAAGCCATGCGCATTACCAGCCAAATCTGCATCTATACCAACGATCAGTTCATCTTTGAGGAGTTATAG